The genome window TGTTTCGGGACAATTTGGCATTTTTAATGATACACAGAAAGAGACACAACAGAACACATGCAGGCTGGACTGTAACCCGGACACTCATAAGCACGTGTCAGTGACGGGGCTATCATTCTAGCTCAAAAAGTCATATAGAAACGCCTGTTACTCTGAGCATCTACATCTGACATACAACTAGAGCAGAGTCtgtgttcttttttttattatctgtGGTAAAGGTGTTAAACCAGAACTAAACTGAAGCTGTGAAACCATGCTACGCGTCATATATCCCTTCCTCTGTGGAGCATTATGGGGACAAAAGAAGATTCAAATGGAGAGGGGTTAAAACTATGGAAATCATGGTAGGAATCCTTACATAGTTCACCAACCCAGCCATAAGGTAGGTTGCATAACCACATGAAAATGTGGGGGctttcccacacttccccctcTCATAGCGCTACACTTTGATCTTATGCTGCAGGTGCTCTTTGGTGGTGATGCTTTCTGAAGGGTTCTACAGAGAGCACCTGAAGTGCCCTAAGATTACACTGCAGATATTTTACCACTATGACCTTTTTTTGACAGAAAAAGCTGTGTCTTTAAATGCGGTTTCCTGATCTTTATTACTGATATACAAATCTTATAAAATGATGGTGCAATAAAACTTTCAATGATTTGTTACTCTAGGCCtagcatttaaaggaacagttcacccaaaaatgaaaattctgtcatcattttctcaccttcgagttgttctaaatcggtgtaaatttctttgttctgatgaacacggagaaaggtatttggaagaatgcttgtaaccaaacagttcttgactaccataggaaaagtgtctttgtaaatttctttgttttgttgaacacaaaagaagatattttgaagaatgtcaaaaaaccattgtcatttttcctactattttCCTActtttcatcaaaacaaagaaatgtatacagatttggaacaacttgagggtgaataaatgattgggcgaattgtccctttaacacAATGATCATCATCTCTGCCCTGTGTTTGTATTTCATTCTAAGCCAGTATAACTCCTTTTTTGGACTTCAACCCAACCGGTCtccattttttttactgtacaaaaTGGTCCACAAATAAAAGcaggtcatatacaggtttcaaaCATCATGACAGTCAGTAATCGATGACACAATTGtcatatttactgtaaatgaactaaattgatatattttaagaacaAAGCTGATTTTACAACCAAATATAGACGATCTAATCATCATGTCTGCACTGATGTCATTAACCTGATAACCAGCTATCTAAAGCAAAAAAGACCCGGTGGGTTGTTTGTTGCCACTGCTGAATGCAAATCCTACCgtaatgattgtttgtcaccttCTTTGGTGAACAAACCTTTTAAATCCCACACATAGACCCACATCACTTGCCGTAAATGTCATGCAACCTCGCAAATACAGAACAAAACCTGATAAATATCACTTCTTGTTGACATATAACGCATCATTGCATCAGAAACAACATACAAGGCCCGGGGAGTCAGATCCTCAACAAAATCAGCTTCAAAGTTGGGCGATAAAAGGAAACTTAACAAGTAAACACTTTCCATTGCATTTCCCTAATTAGGCAACATTAGGAATAAAGCAATAGACACATATTGTAGAGTCAGATGGTGCAATCCTGggtgtatatactgtacctaTTCTATTCTTAATGTAAAAATCTTTCCAAAAAGCATCAAACGCAGCTTCAACTCATGACTAACTGGGAACAAACAAACAGGATGCTGTAAGTAAGAGAGGGATGAGCTAACAGGCCTTGTTTAGTGATGAGGATATATGGAGGGCTATGGTGTCATGCATTTCCTTTTTTCATGTTTTGAGGGCAGGAAACAAAAAGATTTTGCTGCCAACTTGGGCAAATTAGGACAGGCACATAGAACAGCCCAAATTGGACAAAATACACTATCAAAAAATACACCGATCTTATGTAGATTAGAAACGTATGAACTATAAAAACAGCACTATACTTGGAAGAACACTTGTGTCTTCCTTAAAATGTATCAATTGTGTCTCACATCAGAAAGCCTGTACGAGTCTCAACTTAAAATACGCATTCACAATTTCACTTTAATAACACACCTGATTTTCTCTTTGACGAAAGAAAGCGAGTGTGAGATAATGTTttaaagagagagggagagcacGAGAGTGAAAAGGAgagggaaaacaaaaacaacactgtaaaagCCAGAAGAATTTCAAAGGGTGGAATCTCCGAAAAGGAAGTGTGTCAGCTGTATACAGGTCAAGTAATGGACTGTCATTACATCACCAGCCCGAAACTGAAAGTATCTGTGGCACATTCACCACCCAGCCGGTTTATCAGGCTGTATTGTGAAGTCAGTGAAGAGATACCGCTATATGAAAGATTACGAAATTGCTTTACTAAACCATCGTTTTGCGTATTTACAAATCGTAGAGTATACTAAGATTAATGGCATATttcaaatttaaatataaatgtgtatggtgtataaaaataaagcaaaacattttatgcCATTTGTAACTACTTAAGGAAGATTAACTAATGACTTGTTGAGCATAATCAAATGCAATAATGTTGGTTAATTTTATCCCATTATTTATCCCATTACTTTTTACATCACGCaaaatttaaacatttcatgGAGAGTTGTGTGATAGCATAGCAGTGTGGTGTGTGTGGGTGGAAAGTTGGTGTTTGTAAGCTGGAGGTGTTCTTTCCCTTTGTCAAACCAACCTCTGTTCCTCAGACAGCTGAACACTGACATCACTGGAGTTTCCCCTTTTTACATGATATAACTCGAAAGGCTAGCAGAGCATTTCAGAAACAAATATCGCACTAAAAGGGTCACATCTAAGAGAAGTAACAGCATGGCGAAATACGAAACAACCATAGTAGATCTAGAGGCTGACGTGCAGGGTGTCTATCAGAAAACTGTGGTACCTCTACCAGTCAAGTCTTCTCGAAGTTGGATATGGAAAACGTTTGCTGTAATCGTCTTCCTCGGCCTCTGTGCGGCGGCTTCAGTCTTCTTTGCCTGTCATTTGACGGTAAGAGCGAAACTTTAGTGTGGGAAGCAACAATTATTGAAGTACTTCTAATAGTGAGATTTACTTATGAGGTCAATGCTATAAATACACTTGAATGTATCTTACAGGACAGGAAACAGAACAAAAGCGAGAATCCGATCTTGTCTGGGGAACAAATCGGCACGCCATCAGGTAAATAATATTATTCCCTACTACATTTTcaatcattatatttatcaaAAGTCTTGAAGGCTCAATCTCTTAGCACATCAATGCTATACCAAAGCCAAAACAGCAACTGGACAAAAATGTCATTCTTAACCAGGCAAACGGCCAAATAAAGTAACTAGACAACAAAAGTGGAATTCAAATGGTATCTTGTGTTAGATGTAGAATGACTGGCAACGTGTGAAACTGATCCCAATCCTCTTTTCAACAGAGCATGTAAAAGTCCTACATCAAATCGCTGAGCGCACAAAGGCTGCCATTCATTTACATGGTGAGTTCATCTCAACCTGTGTCTTTGACTTCTGTGTGCAGCACCATCTCACAATACGTCATTTCAGGAGACTGAGTTTAGTCATGTTAGTAAAGTGGGACCTAATCAGATCTGGAAAAATCCCAGCTTGTTAAAGGGGGAAAATACAGAGGTGGACATTTGTTAGCACAGGAATGCAACCGTGGGTTTTTATCAAACATTTGCTTATTCGGTTTTCCTAGAGTAGTAATACAATCCTCGTAATATAAAGAGCCCTTACGTAGATATGGCTCGGCTGTGGGCTTGTAGGCGAAAGGCGGGGAAGCTCCAaaaacagtttaaccatgattttATCATAGCATACAgtattttgttaaaaaagaCCTTGATGATTAACCACAACACCCCAAAAAACAGGAAGCCCACTTACAAACTCCCATATTTTAGGTGGCAAACATTTTATGACAAGCTAAGTGCCTTGGAACATCATCTAAAACATTTACCTTCTCTTTTCCCAGGTGGTGTAGGTGAAAAGTCACTGAAGTGGGTCAGCGGTGTGGATCAGTCCTTCGAGCAGGGCGGCCTTGAACTGATTGACAACAATATTCGCATTCCGGCTGATGGCCTTTATTTCGTGTACAGCCAGGTGGCCTATGGTGTACCGTGCAAAGTGGGTGAAGATGGTGAAACGCAGAAGTTCCTAAGCCACAATATCTTGCGGATTTCGGATGAAATGGGTGGACAAATGCCACTGCAGGATTCAGGCCATTCTATCTGCCAATCAGGAGAGAATGAGATGACGTACAGCACAATCTATCTCGGCGCTGTCTTTAAGCTTCTGCAGGGCGACAGGCTGTCAACATCAACCAACTATGTAGATTACATTGATGACGATTCTTCAAAAACATTCTTTGGAGTGTTTGCATTGTGAAGTGAATCATGGTTAGAGTAGATGCATGACCTGTTTTACAAACACGGATGCCACCAAGACTTTTGTGGTACAACTTTGAAAGAATGTTCTCAGGGCATCTGTTTAAAGGTATCCTTATAATCATAAGTATCCTTATTGCATCACAACATACGTTTTGGATCTAAAACGCAAAAGATGCATTGAGAGGGCCATGCATCGGGTACTATGTACCCAGTCATGAGCTGTATACTACAGGCACTACACCTCttacgttttatttaaaatgtatgctaatACGTGTATCATCTTATTTCGTTGTAGAAATAATGGAGGGATGTGAACGTTCGAAGAACGATGTTGTTTTAGTGCGTAGATTTATTTATAACttttatgtgtatttatttgttctcgttgttttatttaactatttattaaGTATAAGTGTATATGctatgattttaaaaatgaatgtattgTTCTTTATCTGAAAGTTTTTGGCATTCCTTTGTGAATTTGACATGCTGACAGTGAAGATCCTCAATAAACTAAAACGTGTTAATCCCATTCCGAACAGCTGTAAGGCATTCATGTCCTCTCAAAAAGAAGAACAAACTTCATGTGATGGGACACATGAACACAGTGGGTATTTTTACATTCCAGCATGTGACTCTACTTCTGTAACCTCCTAATGTCGAACTTccttttatttgacaaaaaatgacaacaccTCACAAACACCTACTGCTTCCTCCCAAGTGctcttaaaacaaacaacccGACCATAGAATGTACAGGGTTGCATCACTGTTTCGGTTGCACTCGGAAGGGAGGAGAGCTGTGATGTAGGGCGTGCGTGGGCTAAACCGACCTCTGCTGGACAAGAAAGGTGTGTTGGACTTCATGTGGTGCTGCGCAGACCGACTGcagtatgacatcaaagtaccgcgagaaaTCTGTTTTTTCCTCATCGCTCCCGcggcactttgatgtcatacgccgatcggtctgcgcagcgccagTCCAGCACACCAAAAGAAAATttgcacatgcacaaacacctCTTAGAAATAAATGGGACTCATTTATTCAACACACTCAtacgattattattattatcagatTGAGGAGTAGTTCGTTTCGACACAAGGgataaaaatgactttaaaaccATTCCCATGACACTGGCAGTTGGCCAATCTAAAAtttaaacacattcacaaagGTAAAGTTAATCTCAGGCAAACGCAACGTCTATTTGCAGATGCGTCCACTATACGTTTTGTCTCTTTGTATCTATTTAGCGACTATTGTATTCGCTGAACGTTATTTGGCAACCCAAAATAAACGTAAGGATTCATGGGGTTAAATTGTTTTGATAAATGCCTTTTATTCAACTAAGTTACAGAATTGCAATATATTTTTATCAAAATGTAACTTAATACTTTTCTCTACCTGAAGCCACTTTCCGATGTACGAGCTCTCTTATTTTTCAACTCtttgctttaaacttattttaaaggccctgaaaaaatgtaaaggcttggtaaaaaaaacattagctgCCTATTTTGCTAACTTCCACCAGAAGAACACAAATGAGAACACACAATCATAAATCATAATAAaggattttaaaaaaaatgagaacACACGCATCCTCTCCTAGACCCCGCCTCAGAGAGGTGCCTGTGCAACATGATTGGCTGGCAGCAAACGTGTGTGATGATTAAgctttctgattggttaaacAAGCACAGACCGCTCAGGGGACGTATTTTGTATGCAAAATCccgttccatcgctccaaagtctatggggtttttggtaaatctcccgaaataaggtctgtaataaccaaaacctctaaatattttcacgttttattctatgacataaaacacaccttAAAAACACCTTAATTTAGCCATGTCAGGTAAATGCTAACATAGCCAGGTTGTTTCATGAGTCAAGGAAACAGAAAATGTGACCTAGACTACATTAAATGTGGATTTTAGGTTTGAAACTGTGTTAGGTCGTACGCATGTCCAGTGTACAGGATAATCTGTGCTTGACACAGACAATCGATCAATGAGCATAACTCATTGCTTTTTATgtaaaactaatttatttacagtaaaagttTGCATGCAGAGAGGCGTATATTGTATAGCATTGGGGTTTGTAAACTGGTGGTGTTCTTTCCCTTTTGAACCCAACCTCTGTTCCTCAGATTGGCTGTGCACTGGCAGCATTGGAGTTTCCCCTTTTTATCATATATGAATTGGAAAGCAAGCAGAGAATTTCAGGAACAAATTCATCACTAAAAGGAACACATCTAAGAAAAATAACACCATGGCAAAATACGAAACAACTGTAGATCTAAAGGCTGGCGTGGAGTGTCTGAAAACTGTGGTACCCATACAGGTTAAGTCCTCTCGAAGTTGGATATGGAAGACGTTTGCTGTAATCGTCTTCCTCTACCTCTCCGTAGCGGCTTCTGTCTTCTTTGCCTGGCATTTAATGGTAAGAGCGAAACTTTAGTGTGGTAAGTAACAATTATTAAAGAACATGAACTAATTGTGGGGTCTCGATGCATGACAAGCTATAAATAAACTTCTGATGTCTTACAGAAACAGGACAACATGGAGATACAGATTTTGTCTGCAGAACAAATCAGCACGCCATCAGGTAAATAATGTTCCCAGcattgtattatgttttaaagagtacataactagggatttttaaggtcctactttggtttatggagtgtccaacaacaagtttatggtgtaaaaacactattatttcgtaataataggcagttattcttacctcaCTTCTCGACTGACTCTCacatgattcgttccgcgattcatctgtctaatcccctcctttccgctagcctagtctgatgtgattggtcagatggtctagtctgctgtgattggtctaccacgaatgaggctcacgagctacagtgtttgggggagaagagtgaagttttcgcgggcagtcctagctaaacgtaggcggggactatatgtagtgacgtaaatccgcggcggttcgcaaATCTGACTAGTGACGActtgtttgcgtgattcagagtcgactcccttttttccaagcccaTAACTttcttattcattcaccttcggatttacaacttggcagactgcttactttcaaacacgccaacattacacacaaatgtaattttcatgatctcatgttatgtactctttaagcatTATATTTAGTAACATCAGTAACAACACATAGTGCAACACATTTAATGATGGTCATATCACAATTCTGAAAACAAACAAGGCGAACAGGCAAAAAATTAACAACAAAATACCTATGGCATAGTGATtataaaatgattaattactCCTGTTGCTATGACTGGCAACATGTGAAACTGATCCCAATCCTCTTTTCAACAGAGCATGGACAAGTCCTACAGTAAATCGCTGAGCGCACAAAGGCTGCCATTCATTTACACGGTGAGTTCATCTCAACCTGTGTCTTTGACTTCTGTGTACACCAATCATGGGTTCTCATTTCAAGAGACTGAATTCAGTTAGGTTGGTAAAGTGGGGCATTTTGGAGTTCACCAGATTCTAAAAAATACCAGCTTGTTAAAGGGAAAACAGACAGAGGTGGACAGTTGTtagcattttatcaaacattatcTTGCTTGCTTTTCCTATAGGACCTAGAGTATTAATACAATACTAGTAATATAAGCTGCTAAGCGCCTGGGGTCATCTTCTGAAACATTTTTCAATTCTCTTCACAGGTGAGCTAAATCAAACTCTAAAGTCACTGAAGTGGGTGAGCGGTGGGCAGCAGTCCTTCGAGCAGGGCGGCCTTGAACTGATTGACAACAAGATTCGCATTCCGGCTGATGGCCTTTATTTCGTGTACAGCCAGGTGGCCTATGGTGTACCGTGCAAAGTGGGTGAAGATGGTGAAACGCAGAAGTTCCTAAGCCACAATATCATGCGGTATTCAGATACAATGGGTGGACAAATGCCACTGCAGGATTCAGGCCATTCTATCTGCCAATCAGGAGAGAATGAGATGACGTACAGCACAATCTATCTCGGCGCTGTCTTTAAGCTTCTGCAGGGCGACAGGCTGTCAACATCAACCAACTATGTAGATTACATTGATGACGATTCTTCAAAAACATTCTTTGGAGTGTTTGCATTGTGAATTGAATTATGGTTAGAGTTGCATGAAAGGTATCcctataattataaatataggcggtttcatcttaacaacataaatcacttttgtgacccccaactgaacttccgatacacattcacaaacaatagcgtgcctgtagattatttctgataacaatcaaaagaaaccgagaaaaaccgttacttggctaaacttgtctctccaacattttgaatttagactgcgataccaagctcaaccgctagatgtcaatgtaccatacggtttctttaaatgcaaccgaactacaggacccattcaacaaattgtttttttttttaataaaatgaacatacaacaaaattcaacaaatcgtttatttaatacaattattacacagtaaaataataatacaaattaatattaacatgaattaaattaaatataaatagttatattattatacactagtgactagccaaacacaaaccacaagttaactgggggtcaggcgcgcgcgcCCGgccgatgaaacagtctatatggGGCTCACTAAAATGTTTCAGTCATGTGACTTACCCAGTGGTGGagagtaacgaagtaaatttacctgagtactgtacttaagtacactttttgagtatctgtactttacttgagtattattttttctgagtacttgtactttaacttcactacatttgaaagacaaatatcatactttttactccactacatttataaaaaggtccaaaagtagaaaatggtttctatgcagcggggtttcctgtgtgcgcaatttatctggcttgcgatctgccaggaccttttactgttgccaagtatttcagtttttctaagctcgcggttttccggcaagctttgaatggccatttggcagatttttttaacgcaaatctggcaactctgggatcttccccgctaaactaatgtaaacgtaggcgctgctacatcgttgatagcgctctaaaaaggcaaatagaacattaaaagacgaaaaaggcacatgttaaagtgtggtgtaatcatctgtgggttacgatcagtcaaagatcgtagaaacattgtcatgaaaatgatcggcataacggctaaacggtaaataagcatcacatacaccttgagctacacgtgcgtgttaacttctgatctgctgctatatcatttaaagcgatttggagaatgaatgatgtttttactgaagtaactatagttgaagtattcctgttgaaataaaaacaatagaaccctgcccaaaatacaacagaaaatgtaatggatttaatggttataatgggacttgtactatggatacttgttgtctagttgtatgtgatggattctattgatgggatggtaaatcctattggaataaaacccaaaacacactacaaagaggaatttaatttaaaaatctcattctaattcaaaaattcattgtttttttcagcagggatggtatttgcagtaaaaccacagtatccacatatttaccattttctatatataggaaccatactccaattaataatctttagtaaaaccacagcaactaaacatataatgaacatagttcattatactagctatagtttacagtatgtttgtagttaaattatggtaatacaaatggtaataaatccaacaaacacatggcttctacactttactatttacaagaaccttattacttactggtaaattgctgctaaaactggttaagggaatatacaaaataaaagaacactgctcataaatacataggcctagggggctaatgaggataattaggctaaatgatcatacaggattatatctaaactaaacatatatgtgctaaacatataaagctcttaaaggagttgctcactgcaaaatttgcccccattgactttccatagtaggaataaaaactactatggaaagtcaatgggggcaaattttgaagtgaactactcctttaatacaactgatactgtgagctactcagtgtattcagtaggttgcttcagaggcataaggtatacgacaataaaacaatgcacaactgacataaaggaaatttacttttaatacttgagtacttttaaaagcacgtacttctgtacttttacttaagtaagaatctgtctttacaacttttacttgtagtggagtaatctttgaccagtagtatctgtactttcactcaagtaaggaagttgtgtacttcgtccacctctgctaaTTTGTATGGTAGTGCATCTGTTATTGTACGAGATGAGTGGTGCTTCAGAAAACAGCTCGACAGTACTCTCAGTGCAAAATAATGAGTTTATTGAATGTTGACATCCAGAACGTTTGCATATTTAGAGAAACTTTCTAAAGCATACATAATAGATTCATTGCTTCATTTCCAAAATCACAAGGGACTCAATTACATGACTTACAGACATCTGGAAGTATTAAAAAATGCCTCATGGTATAGTGCACACACCTGACAAGAAACAGTACATTTAAAAGGGAAATCCGTAATTGCTGCAACTGTACACGGCCTTCAGAAATAAGTGCCTTATCATAGCAACCCTCACATGTCAATGGTGACTCCGCCCAGATCTCTACAATGGCAGATCCACTCCCTCCAATGAGTACAAAAGGCACTGTTTCAGTAATTACAGATTGTACTTTTACAGTGTGTCaagtgttatacagtatatagtcacACACCCTGAGCTACATTACTAGAATGCTTAGTATACTAGAGGGAAAACAATGTGCTTTAGCCTACTACTCTTGTCAAATGAATCATTGCTTGTTACTTGATAGTTTATACATGAGTACTTTTCAGTGATACAGATACAACAATGAAACATGCATTAATGCACAGTTCTGTCTGAAAAACAAATCCAAATATTGTATTCTTGTGTAAACATAGTAAAATAGTATGTGATTGTCTTAccagaagaaaagaaaaaggataTTAGTAATCGCAACAGTAttgcaataaatgtaaatatagatAGAGATTGTCCACAAGTACAAAATTCTTGACTCAACCCGTAACTGCAAAAATACAAGAAGAGCGAGTCTGGGCATTTGTGAACCAGTCATAGTAGTTATGAATTATGCAATTGTGACAGTGTTCATAAATTCTGGTGTCAAATTGTTTTTAAGaagaataaaacaattattggTAAAGCTTCCACGAATCAAATTTATCCgtttaaatgcaacaaaatgaCCGTCAACGTGATTTTGAAATCGTACAAAAGACATTGATCAtacattgtgtgtttttgtgtacatttactgtacaaattatacAATGCAAATGAATAGTCACTTCTCAAGCCTGCTCTGATCGCATCGGTCAGGGGTACAGAAAAACGTAAGAAAAGGTTGAACGCGAATACT of Triplophysa rosa linkage group LG14, Trosa_1v2, whole genome shotgun sequence contains these proteins:
- the tnfb gene encoding tumor necrosis factor b (TNF superfamily, member 2), whose amino-acid sequence is MAKYETTIVDLEADVQGVYQKTVVPLPVKSSRSWIWKTFAVIVFLGLCAAASVFFACHLTDRKQNKSENPILSGEQIGTPSEHVKVLHQIAERTKAAIHLHGGVGEKSLKWVSGVDQSFEQGGLELIDNNIRIPADGLYFVYSQVAYGVPCKVGEDGETQKFLSHNILRISDEMGGQMPLQDSGHSICQSGENEMTYSTIYLGAVFKLLQGDRLSTSTNYVDYIDDDSSKTFFGVFAL
- the LOC130564920 gene encoding LOW QUALITY PROTEIN: tumor necrosis factor-like (The sequence of the model RefSeq protein was modified relative to this genomic sequence to represent the inferred CDS: substituted 1 base at 1 genomic stop codon), whose product is MAKYETTVDLKAGVECLKTVVPIQVKSSRSWIWKTFAVIVFLYLSVAASVFFAWHLMKQDNMEIQILSAEQISTPSEHGQVLQXIAERTKAAIHLHGELNQTLKSLKWVSGGQQSFEQGGLELIDNKIRIPADGLYFVYSQVAYGVPCKVGEDGETQKFLSHNIMRYSDTMGGQMPLQDSGHSICQSGENEMTYSTIYLGAVFKLLQGDRLSTSTNYVDYIDDDSSKTFFGVFAL